In Xylanibacter ruminicola 23, a single genomic region encodes these proteins:
- a CDS encoding biotin/lipoyl-containing protein produces MKEYKYTINGNKYEVVVGDITDNIATLTVNGEQYTVEMEKQAEPEKKKPVVKAAATAAADDAPAANKGAVNKANAVKAPLPGVITDILVAEGDEVKAGDTVVVLEAMKMANNLAAEKDGKVTAICVKVGESVMEDDALIVIE; encoded by the coding sequence ATGAAAGAATACAAGTATACCATTAATGGAAACAAGTACGAGGTTGTGGTAGGCGATATTACTGATAACATCGCTACCCTGACCGTTAACGGCGAACAGTATACCGTTGAAATGGAGAAGCAGGCTGAACCTGAGAAGAAGAAGCCAGTAGTTAAGGCTGCCGCAACAGCTGCTGCCGACGACGCTCCTGCAGCCAACAAGGGCGCTGTAAACAAGGCCAATGCCGTAAAGGCTCCTCTGCCAGGTGTTATTACCGACATTCTGGTTGCCGAGGGCGACGAGGTAAAGGCTGGCGATACAGTAGTAGTTCTCGAGGCTATGAAGATGGCCAACAACCTGGCTGCCGAGAAGGATGGTAAGGTTACTGCTATTTGCGTAAAAGTTGGTGAGAGTGTGATGGAGGACGATGCTCTGATCGTTATCGAGTAA